In Xiphias gladius isolate SHS-SW01 ecotype Sanya breed wild chromosome 5, ASM1685928v1, whole genome shotgun sequence, the following are encoded in one genomic region:
- the eif1axb gene encoding eukaryotic translation initiation factor 1A X-linked b, which translates to MPKNKGKGGKNRRRGKNENESEKRELVFKEDGQEYAQVIKMLGNGRLEAMCFDGTKRLCHIRGKLRKKVWINTSDIILVGLRDYQDNKADVILKYNADEARSLKAYGELPEHAKINETDTFGPGDDDEIQFDDIGDDDEDIDDI; encoded by the exons ATGCCCAAAAATAAAG GTAAAGGAGGAAAGAATCGGCGACGTGGAAAGAACGAGAATGAGTCCGAGAAGAGAGAACTGGTGTTCAAAGAGGATGGACAGG AATATGCTCAGGTGATTAAAATGCTGGGGAACGGACGTCTGGAGGCCATGTGCTTTGACGGCACCAAGCGGCTTTGCCACATCAGAGGAAAACTCCGGAAAAAG gtTTGGATTAACACGTCAGACATCATCCTGGTCGGACTGAGAGATTACCAG GATAACAAAGCTGATGTCATCCTCAAGTACAACGCAGACGAGGCTCGCAGTTTGAAAGCCTACGGAGAGCTGCCAGAGCACG CCAAAATCAATGAGACAGACACCTTCGGGCCAGGAGACGACGATGAGATCCAGTTTGATGACATTGGCGACGACGATGAGGACATTGATGAT aTCTAA
- the si:dkey-226l10.6 gene encoding zinc finger protein 652-A encodes MADFSSRVMTSSEHPAVGGGALGKATSSAVVAGNGNWDGAGGMDGITVVRIDDTHIAEEQSHVGGKVKDDAAEYYEVEYSMPAEEEAAGEEEEDSVYVIEYSNPEEEGESYQFTMSVDRSLPAKKPNIDSPVVRENARAPSPAMPKPSRPSRPRQEVRQKRKIAEEEVVKEEEIMSNKSVLELGEDYSDVMGSGKRQLFCSMCPPPGRFFKRASGLAVHLKQMHHMDGKKTFFCTSCKQTVRTQIELDAHTRRHANQEAVFTCLLCSAETKDNTEAEKTGFKGSRWGLRRHLEKEHPGVIPRCDICNKGFKSLVSYLADQFRHVGVSPFYCAKCQIYEMTERGLSVHIKNHDKKKKKQKQQQEEMTTTTTTTTTAAAAENHLPTLGVSTSADNSATDDSDF; translated from the exons ATGGCTGACTTCAGCAGCAGGGTCATG ACGTCTTCTGAGCACCCGGCGGTGGGAGGGGGAGCCTTGGGAAAGGCGACGTCGTCCGCGGTCGTGGCGGGAAACGGAAACTGGGACGGCGCGGGCGGGATGGACGGGATAACAGTGGTGAGGATAGATGACACCCACATCGCAGAGGAGCAGTCCCACGTCGGGGGGAAGGTTAAAGACGATGCTGCGGAGTACTACGAGGTGGAGTACTCGATGCCTgcggaggaggaggcggcgggagaggaagaggaggacagcgTCTATGTTATTGAGTATTCGAATCccgaggaggagggagagagttACCAGTTTACGATGTCTGTAGATAGGTCGCTCCCGGCCAAAAAGCCGAACATCGATAGTCCGGTGGTCCGAGAGAACGCCCGAGCCCCTTCGCCGGCGATGCCCAAACCGTCCAGACCATCGAGGCCGAGACAAGAGGTGAGGCAGAAGAGGAAGATCGCGGAGGAGGAGGTGGTCAAGGAGGAGGAAATCATGAGCAACAAGAGCGTGTTAGAGCTCGGAGAGGACTACAGCGACGTGATGGGCTCGGGTAAGAGGCAGCTGTTTTGCTCGATGTGCCCGCCGCCCGGCCGCTTCTTCAAGAGAGCGTCGGGTCTGGCCGTACATTTAAAACAGATGCACCACATGGACGGGAAGAAGACCTTCTTCTGCACCTCCTGCAAGCAGACGGTGCGCACCCAGATCGAACTGGACGCGCACACGCGGCGCCACGCCAACCAGGAAGCCGTCTTCACCTGCCTCCTCTGCTCGGCGGAGACAAAAGATAACACGGAGGCGGAGAAGACCGGGTTCAAGGGGTCGAGGTGGGGCCTGAGGAGACACCTGGAGAAGGAGCACCCGGGCGTCATCCCCCGCTGCGACATCTGTAATAAAGGCTTCAAGTCGCTGGTGTCGTACCTCGCCGATCAGTTCAGGCACGTCGGAGTGTCGCCGTTCTACTGCGCCAAGTGTCAGATCTACGAAATGACCGAGAGGGGTCTGAGCGTGCACATCAAAAACCacgacaagaagaagaagaagcagaagcagcagcaggaggagatgacgacgacgacgacaacGACGAcgacggcggcggcggctgaAAACCACCTGCCGACGTTGGGAGTCTCCACCAGCGCTGACAACTCCGCCACAGACGACTCCGACTTCTGA